From Amycolatopsis sp. WQ 127309:
AAGGCGGTGCGTTCCCCAGTACTGCGTTCCGGCATTTCGAACTCCCCAGTTCACGTCCGTCCGGATGAACGGAGCACGCGCGAGGGTAGAAGTACCGTCGCCGTAGTGCCAGGGTTTTGCCGGAATTCGCACCGATCACGCACGACGGCGCCAGATCACGCGGGTGATCGCCGCCGCGACGGCCGCCGGCGCGGGCCGGCCCGGCAGCCCGCGGGCCTCCGGCGCCGACTCCCGCGTCGCCCGGTGGGCGAGGTGCGCGGCGAAGCGGGAGAGCCGCGGCGCGACGAGCGTCGCCAGCTCGGCGGCCCGCCCTTCGGGGAGGCTGAGGATCGCGGGCCGCTCTTCGAGGGCCTTGACGACGAGCGCGGCCGCGCGTTCCGGGCTGCTCGACGGGATCCCGCGGTAGCCGGTCGGCGCGATCATCGGCGTCCGCACCAGCGGCATCCGGACGGAGGTGAAGGTGACGCCGTCCGAGAGCGTCTCGCGCCCGGCGGTCAGGCCGAACTGCTCCAGGGCCGCTTTCGAGGCCAGGTAGGCGGAGAAGCGCGGGGTGTCGGTCTGCAGGCCCATGGTGGTGACGTTGACGACGTGGCCGAAGTGCCGCCGCGCCATCGACGGCAGCAGCCCGAGGATGAGCCGCACGGGGCCGAAGTAGTTGATCGCCATCGTGCGCTCGTAGTCGTGGAACCGTTCCGTGGACAGCGAAACCGAGCGCCGGATCGATCGGCCGGCGTTGTTGACCAGCATGTCGACGGCGCCGTGGTCGCTCAGCACGTCCTTGACCAGCGCGTCGACCGCGTCGCCGTCGGTGAGGTCGCACGGGTAGGCCGCCGCGATGCCGCCCGCGGCCGTGATCTCGCTGCGGACGTCCTCCAGTTCGTCGGCACGCCGGGCCACGAGGAGCACCTTCGCGCCCTTGCGGGCCACGGCGAGCGCCGACGCGCGGCCGATGCCGGACGACGAGCCGGTGATCAGCACCGTCCGTCCGGCCAGGCCGTGGGTGCGGCGGGCGCGGTCGGGGTCGAGGTGCGCCCGCCAGAAGCGGTAGAGCGGCGCGGCGTAGTCGCGCAGCTCCGGGAGCTGGATGCCGCTGCCGAACAGCGCCGTCGTCGTGCGCGCGGTGTCGAAGACGACCTCGGTGCTCAGGTGCGGCAGGACTTCGAGCGGGACGTCCAGCTCGTCGAGGACGGCGGCCCGCGTCGCGCGCCCGCCGGGCACGCGGTCGACCCCGGCGGCGGCCGCGTGCGCGAGCCGGGTGCCCGCCCGCCGCAGCACGTTCGACGGCTTCGCGGGCAGCACGGCCCGGATCGCCGGCCCGCCCGCGACGCGCGCGAAGGCGTTGTAGACGGAGTTCAGCGACTGCGGGCGCGCGGCGGCGAGGTGGTAGGTCGCCCCGGCCGGCGCGTCCCGGTGCATCAGGTGTTCCATCGCCTCGACGACGTAGTCGACCGGCACCAGGTTGGTCGCGCCGAGGTCGGGCGCGGCCAGCGGGAGACGCCGGGGCAGCGCCGCCAGCCGCGAGATCGCGGGCAGGAAGTAGTACGGGCCGTCGATCTTGTCCATCTCGCCGGTGCGCGAGTCGCCGACGACGGCCGAGGGCCGGTAGACGCGGTAGGGCAGCGGCTGCTCGCGGACGAGCTTCTCGGCCTGGAACTTCGTCGCGTGGTACGGCGACCCGAAGTGCTGGCCGAGGTCGAAGTCGGCCTCGGTGAAGCGCCCGGCGTGATCGCCCGCGACGGCGATCGAGGACACGTGGTGCACGAGCCCCGCCCCGGCCGTCGCGGCGAAGGCGAGCAGGTGCCGGGTGCCCTCGACGTTGGCGCGCCGGTTGGTCTCCTCGTCCGCGGTGAAGTCGTAGACCGCCGCGAGGTGGACGACGTGGTCCAGGTGCGGCAGCCCGTCGGCGTCGACGCCCAGTCGCGGCTCGGTCAGGTCGCCGACCGCGGGATGCAGCTTGCCGGCGTTCGCCCAGCCCTCCGCGAGCACCGACAGCCGCTCCCGCGAGGTCTCCCGCACGAGCGCGTACACCGCGGACGTCTCCGGTCGCCGCAGCAGCCGGGCGACCAGGCGTTTCCCGAGGAAACCCGTCGCGCCCGTCACGAAGTAGGTGGTCATGGCCGGCCCCTCGCACTCGACGTCGTCGGGCCGACTCTAACCTACTGGAAAGTAGGAACGGTAGTTGTCAGGTTTCCACCTTGTCGTCCGCCGTCGCCACGATGGCGTCACGCAGGGCGGCCCGCAGCCGTCCCACGTCCAGCGGCCCGAGCACCGCCGCCTCGCCCGGTGGCGCGACGAGCACCACCTTGTCGTTGCTGACGAACACCGTCACGTCCCTGCGCCTGCCGGCCAGATCCCGGCAGGTGACCGACCACTCGCCCCGACTCATGGTCGCCGCCTCCGATTCCCTCGACGTTCTGCTTCGTGCGGGGGTGGGAGACCCGCGCCACGGCGCCATGACGCCGGTTCACCCGATCCGCCTACTCGCGAGTTTTCCCTTGCGGAACGAGGGGTTCCGGCGTACCGGGATGTGGTGCGGCGGGTTCCGGAGTAGGTTCGCGCCAGGATTTGCTGTCGCCGGTGGAGGTCAGGATGTCGGAGCCGCGGAAGATCGTCGTCGTCGGAGCGGGCCTGGGCGGTGCGTCCGCCGCGGCCGCGTTGCGCGAACGCGGTTACCCCGGCGAAGTCCTGCTGATGGGGTCCGATCCGCACCGGCCGTACGAGCTGCCGCCGCTGTCGAAGGGCGTCCTGCTCGGCACCACCGACGAACCCGATTGGGTGCACGAAGAGAAGTACTACGCGGAGAAGGACATCCGGTTCACCCCCGGTGTCACCGCGACTCGCGTCGAGCTGGGCGCGCGGCTGGTCCTGGACGACGCGGGCGGCGAGCACCGCTACGACCGCCTCGTGCTGGCCACCGGCTCGCGCCCGAAGGCCCTCCCGGTCCCCGGCGGCGACCTGCCGGGTCTCTACACGCTGCGCAGCCTCGACGACGCGCTCAAGCTGCGGTCCGCGTTCGCCGAGGCGGAGCGCGTGGTCGTGATCGGCGCCGGCTGGATCGGCTCGGAAGCCGCCGCGGCCGCCCGCTCGCACGACGCGGACGTCACGGTGGTGGACCCGGTCGCGGTCCCGCTCTCGACGGTCATCGGCGAGACGATCGGCGGGGTGTTCCGGGACCTGCACACGGAAAACGGCGTCCACTGGCGCCTGGGCGAGCAGGTCGCGGAGATCACGGGCGGCCCGGACGGCGTCCGCGGCGTCAAGCTGGGCAACGGCGACGAGCTGCCGGCGGACGTGGTCCTGGTGGCGGTCGGCGCGGCCCCGCGGGTCGAGCTGGCCCACGCGGCGGGCCTGGAGCTGTCCGACGACGGCGGCGTCGCGGTGGACGCGGGCCTGCGCACCGCGGCCCCGGACGTCTACGCGGTCGGCGACATCGCGGCCCACTTCCACCCGCGCTACGGCCGCCGCATCCGCGTGGAGCACTGGCAGAACGCGAAGGACCAGGGCACGCACGTGGCGCAGAACCTGCTGGGGGAGAACGAGCCCTACCTGGCGTCGCCGTACTTCTTCACCGACCAGTACGACCTGGGCTGCGAGTACCGCGGCCTGGCGGATCCGGCGGCGGACGAGCTGGTGGTGCGGGGCGACCTCGCGTCGCGGGAGTTCACGGCGTTCTGGCTCCGCGATGGCGAAGTGGCGGCGGCGATGAACGTGAACATGTGGGACGACGGCGACGCCCTGAGCGCGCTGGTCGACGGCCGCACGAAGGTGACGGCGGAGCAGCTCGAGACGGGCGATCTGGCGGACCTCGGCTGAGGGTCAAGCCCGCTCAGATGAACAACACTCCCGCTTGGCTGACCATCGCTGTCGCCGGCATGACAGCGGTGGTCGCCCTCCTGACGGCGTCGATCACCACGTGGTTGACGACGAGAAGCGCGAACAAGAGATCCGCGACCGAGCTGGAGCAGCAACGGGAGCGGTTCGCCCAGGAACTCGAGCATCAGCGTGAGCTGGAACGTCGGAAGCTCCTGTTCGGGTTGAGGTCGGAGCTCTACCTGAAGATCACCCAGGTGTTCGCGGACGCCGTGACCGCGCTTTCCGTCTCTCGTTCCGGTCAGTCCGATGGCAACGCGGAGACCGCTCTCGAGCTGGCCGGCGCGCTGCGCAGGTTGCAGGACCTGGTCACCTCGTGCGCCATCGTCGCTTCCGAGGACGTCACGTCGGCCGCTCGCAGCTTCGGTGGCCGGCTCCGGGCGACGCGGGACTGGCTCGCCCGGCCGGACATGAAGCTGCGGGGACGGAACTTCGACGACGTGTGGGACCCCGCCGTGGACGCGTTCGAGCTGCTCACGAACGCCATGCGCGTCGACCTGGGATCGATCGACGACAGCTCGAAAGAGGTGGGCAACCGGCTCAAGACACCGGATCCGGCCTGACCACCGGCCGGGTGAGCGTCAGGAACGCCACCAGCGCCAGCAGCGCGAACCCGGCGATGGTCGCCGCCATCGGGACGGCCGTTCCCGGGCCGCCCAAGCCCACCAGCGGTGTGGCCACTCCGCCGACCACGAACTGCAGCACGCCCAGCAACGCCGACGCCGCGCCCGCCGAGCGGGCGTGTTCGGCCAGGGCCAGGGAACTCGCGTTCGGCATCACCAGGCCGATGCTCGACACCAGCAGGAACAACGACACCAGCAGCGCGGCCAGCGGCAGGTGCGCCAGCGCCGACACCAGCACCAGGACGCCGCCGAGTGCGCCGAGGAGGAGACCGGCGAGCAGCAGCGTGCGCTCGGGAACCCGGCCCACCAGCCGGCCGTTGAGCTGGCCCGCCAGCACGATGCCGACGCCGTTGGCGCCGAAGACCACGCTGTAGGCCTGTGGGCTCAACCCGTACACCCCCTGCAGCGCGAACGACGACCCCGAGATGTAGGCGAACATCGACGCGAACAGCAGGCCGGACGCCAGCGCGTAGCCCGCGAACGTCCGGTCCACCGCCAGCCGCCCGTACGTCTTCATCACCCGGCCGAGACGCGCCGGTGAGCGCCGGGAAACCGGCAGCGGCTCGGGGAGCGCGAAAGCCACCACGGCCAGCAACACGGCGCCGAACACCGTCAGCACGACGAACACCCCGCGCCACGACGTCCAGTTCAGCAGCTGGCCGCCGATCAGCGGGGCGAGGATCGGGGCCAGGCCGCTGACCAGCATCAGCGTCGAGAAGAACTTCGTCATCGCGGTGCCGGAGTACAGGTCGCGCACGGCGGCGCGGGCGATCACGATGCCCGCGGCGGCGCCGAGGGACTGGATGCCCCGGGCGGCGACGAGCAGCCACGCGTCCGGGCTGACCGCGCACAGCACCGAGCCCACGACGTACAGGACCAGCCCCACGAGGAGCGGCCCGCGCCGGCCGAGCGCGTCCGACAGCGGCCCGAGCACCAGCTGGCCGACCGCGAGGCCGACGATGAACGCGCTGAGCGTCAGCTGCACCGTGGTGTCCGCGGCGTGCAGGTCGCCCGCCATCTGCGGCAGCGCCGGCAGGTACATGTCGATGGACAGGGGCCCGAACGCCGAGAGCCCGCCCAGGATCAGGACGAACTTCAGCTGCGCGCGCCGGGTGGGCGCGGCAGGTTCCGCCGTGTCGGTCATGCGCCTCCTCGAGTTACCCAAAGGAGCAGCGACGCGGTCATCGGGCCTATTCCGCCTGTGACTGGTGACACCCCGTGCTCGTCCGGGCCCCCACCGCCACTGATCCGACCATTTTCGCGCCGATTGTGCGACGGCTCTGGATCGGAGGCCTCGTCTGCGATATACATCGGATGTCTGGTCGGGCTGGTGAAGGGAAACATCCGTGCAGCTGGTACGCCTCGGAGAGCCGGGAAGCGAGCGTCCGTACGTCCGCGCCGACGACGGTACGACCTACGGGCTGAGCGGGCTGACCGCCGACGTCGACGGCGGGTTCCTCGCCACCGGCGGCCTCGCCCGGGTGGCCGCCGCGCTCGCCGCCGGGGAGCTGCCGGCGGAAGACGTCACGGGCCTGCGCGTCGGCTCGCCGATCGCCCAGCCGGGCAAGGTCGTCTGCATCGGGATGAACTACCGCCGCCACGCCGAGGAGACCGGCGCGACGCCGCCGACCGAGCCCGTCGTGTTCATGAAGGCGCCGGACGTCGTGGTCGGCCCCGGCGACGACGTCCTCATCCCGCGCAGGTCGGTCAGCACCGACTGGGAGGTCGAGCTCGGCGTCGTCATCGGCACGACCGCCCGCTACCTCGACAGCGTCGAGGAGGCCCTGGACCACGTCGCCGGGTACGTCGTCTCGAACGACGTTTCCGAGCGTGCGCTGCAGTTCAGCACCGCCCAGTGGGACAAGGGCAAGTCCTGCGAGAACTTCAACCCGCTCGGCCCGGCACTCGTGCCCGCGGCGCAGGTGCCCGATCCGCAGGACCTCGGCCTGCGGCTGTGGGTCAACGGCGAGAAGAAGCAGGACTCGTCGACCAAGGACATGATCTTCTCCGTGGCCGAGATCATCCACCACCTGAGCCAGGTGATGGTGCTGCGCCCCGGCGACCTGATCAACACCGGCACGCCCGAAGGCGTCGCGCTCGGCCAGCCCGACCCGAAGCCGTACCTGCGCGACGGCGACGTGATCGAGCTGGAGATCGACGGCCTCGGCCGGCAGCGCCAGACCGCGAGGCAGGCCTGACCATGGCGAAGATCATCGGCATGGAGGTCCTCGACGTCCGGTTCCCGACGTCGCGGGAGCTCGACGGCTCCGACGCGATGAACCCCGACCCGGACTACTCCGCGGCCTACGTCGTGCTGCACACCGACGGCGGCCCGGACGGCTACGGCCTCGCGTTCACCATCGGCCGCGGCAACGACGTCCAGGCCGCCGCGATCCGCGCGCTCGCGCCGCACGTCGTCGGCCGCGACGTCCCGGCGGACGCGGCCGCGCTCGGCGACCTGTCGCGCACGCTCGTCGGCGACTCGCAGTTCCGCTGGCTGGGCCCGGAAAAGGGCGTCGCGCACATGGCGGTCGGCGCGGTCGTCAACGCCGCGTGGGACCTCGCCGCGCGCCGCGCCGGCCTCCCGGTCTGGAAGTTCGCGGCCCGGATGACGCCCGAAGAGCTGGTGTCGCTCGTCGACTTCCGGTACCTGAGTGACGCGCTCACCGAGGCCGAAGCCCTCGACATCCTGCGTGCCGCCGAGCCCGGCCGGGCCGAGCGGGTCGCGCAGCTGGAAGCCACCGGCTACCGCGCCTACAGCACGTCTCCCGGCTGGCTCGGGTACGCCGACGCGAAGCTGGTCCGGCTGTCCGAACAGGCCGTCGCGGACGGCTTCGACATGATCAAGCTCAAGGTCGGCGGCAACCTCGACGACGACGTCCGGCGGATGAAACTCGCCCGCGAGACGGTCGGCGACGACATCCGCATCGCCGTCGACGCCAACCAGCGCTGGGACGTCTCCGCCGCGATCACCTGGATGACCGCGCTGGCGCCGTACGACCCGTACTGGATCGAAGAACCGACGTCCCCGGACGACATCCTCGGCCACGCCGCCATCGCGAAAGCGCTTGCGCCGATCCGCGTCGCCACCGGCGAGCACGTCCAGAACCGCGTGATGTTCAAGCAGCTCCTGCAGGCGAACGCGATCTCCGTGCTCCAACTGGACGCCGCCCGCGTCGGCGGGTTCAACGAGAACCTGGCGATCCTGTTGCTGGCCGCCAAGTTCGGTGTCCCGGTGTGCCCGCACGCCGGCGGCGTCGGGCTCTGCGAGCTCGTGCGGCACCTGTCGCTGTTCGACTTCGTCGCGGTGTCGGCGTCGGACACCGACCGCACCATCGAGTGGGTCGACCACCTGCACGAGCACTTCACCGACCCGGCCGTCGTGCAGCGCGGCCGGTACCTCGCCCCGACCGCCCCCGGGTTCTCCGCGCGCATGCACGACGCCACGCTGCGCCGGTTCCGCTTCCCGGACGGTCCCGAGTGGACGGAGACCGCAAGTGAGTGAATTCGAGGGCCTGGTGGCCGCCGTCACCGGAGGCGCCTCGGGGATCGGCCTGGCGACGGCGACCCTGCTGGCCGAACGCGGCGCCCAGGTGGCGGTGCTCGACCTCAAACCGGGCGACGACGGCTTCCGCTGTGACGTCTCCTCGGACGACGAGGTGCGCACCGCGATCGACGCCGTCGTGGAACGCTTCGGGCGGCTCGACATCCTCGTCAACAACGCCGGCATCGGCGCGCAGGGCGACGTCACCGCCAACGGCGACGACGAGTGGCACCGCGTGTTCGACGTCAACGTCGTCGGCATGGTCCGGCTCGCCCGGGCCGCGTTGCCGCACCTCAGGAACTCGCCGTCCGCGGCGATCGTCAACACCTGCTCCATCGCGGCCTGGGCCGGCCTGCCCAGCCGCGCGCTCTACTCGGCCAGCAAGGGTGCGGTGCTCTCGCTGACCCTGGCCATGGCGACCGACCACCTGCCCGACCGGATCCGCGTCAACTGCGTGTGCCCGGGCACGGCGGACACCCCCTGGGTGGGCCGGCTGCTCGACTCCGCCGGCGACCCGGCGGCCGAACGCGCGGCGCTCGCCGCGCGCCAGCCGATGGGCCGGCTGGTCACCGCCGACGAGGTCGCGAACGCGATCGTCTACCTCGCCAGCCCGCTGTCCGCTTCGACCACCGGCACCGCGCTCGCGGTCGACGGTGGCATGTACGGCCTGCGCCCGCGCGGCCCCGTTCAGCAGTAACAGACTTTTTCGCTGTCATCAAGGAGGATGCGGTGCACAACAGGGTGATCCAGGTGGCCGCCACGGCCGCCGTCTGCGGCCTGGTGCTGGCCGCCTGCGGGTCCACTAAGGACAATGCGGCCGCGCCGAGCGCGGGCGGGGGCGACACCGGCGGCAAGGTCGGCGCGACCCTGCCGCTGCTGACCTCGCCGTTCTGGCAGGCCTACAACAACTACGTGCCGCAGATGGCGAAGACCGAGGGCGTCGACGTCCTCCCGACGGTCAACGCCGACAGCGACCCGGCGAAGCTGATCACCGACATCGGCACGTTCCTCAACCAGGGCGTCAAGGGCCTGGTCGTGACGCCGCTGGACTCCGCGGCGATCGTCGCCGGGCTCAAGCAGGCGGAGAACAAGGGCGTGCCGGTGGTCGCGGTCGACGTCGCCCCCGAGAGCGGCAAGGTCGCGATGGTGGTGCGGGCCGACAACAAGGCCTACGGCACCAAGGCGTGCGACGCGATCGGCGAGAAGGTCAAGTCCGGCAAGGTCGTGCAGATCCAGGGTGACCTCGCCTCGGTCAACGGCCGCGACCGCTCGGAGGCCTTCAAGGCCTGCATGGCGCAGAAGTACCCGGGCATCCAGGTGCTGGACATCCCGGCCGAGTGGAAGGCCGACAAGGCGTCCTCCGGCCTCGACAGCATGCTGACGGCGAACCCGGACATCAAGGGCGTCTACATGCAGGCCGGCGGTGTCTACCTGGCCCCGACCGAGCAGGCGCTCAAGCGCAAGAACCTGTTCTTCCCGGTCGGCGACCCGAAGCACATCGTGCTCGTGTCCAACGACGGCATCCCGCAGGAGCTGGCCGCGATCCGGGCCGGCGAGCTGGACGCCACGGTGTCCCAGCCCGCCGACGCGTACGCGAAGTACGGCCTGTACTGGCTGAAGAAGGCCATGGCCGGCGAGACGTTCAAGCCGGGCCCGACCGACCACGACAGCACCATCGTCGAGATCAGCCCCGGCATCCTCGAGGACCAGCTGCCCGCGCCCGTCATCACCAAGGCCAACGTGGACGACAAGGCCCTGTGGGGGAACAACCTGTGATCGCGCCGCCCGCCACCGCGGTGGTCAGCGCCCGCGGCGTCGGGAAGCGCTACGGCCCGACCGTGGCGCTGCACGACGTCAGCCTCGACGTGCACCCGGGCGAGTCGCACGCGCTCGTCGGGCGCAACGGGGCCGGCAAGTCGACGCTCGTCTCCATCCTGACCGGCCTGTCCGCCACGGACACCGGGCACGTCGAGTTCGGCGGCGAGCCGGCCCCGCCCCTGACCAAGCAGGACGACTGGAAGGCGCGCGTGGC
This genomic window contains:
- a CDS encoding NAD(P)/FAD-dependent oxidoreductase — its product is MSEPRKIVVVGAGLGGASAAAALRERGYPGEVLLMGSDPHRPYELPPLSKGVLLGTTDEPDWVHEEKYYAEKDIRFTPGVTATRVELGARLVLDDAGGEHRYDRLVLATGSRPKALPVPGGDLPGLYTLRSLDDALKLRSAFAEAERVVVIGAGWIGSEAAAAARSHDADVTVVDPVAVPLSTVIGETIGGVFRDLHTENGVHWRLGEQVAEITGGPDGVRGVKLGNGDELPADVVLVAVGAAPRVELAHAAGLELSDDGGVAVDAGLRTAAPDVYAVGDIAAHFHPRYGRRIRVEHWQNAKDQGTHVAQNLLGENEPYLASPYFFTDQYDLGCEYRGLADPAADELVVRGDLASREFTAFWLRDGEVAAAMNVNMWDDGDALSALVDGRTKVTAEQLETGDLADLG
- a CDS encoding SDR family oxidoreductase, which translates into the protein MTTYFVTGATGFLGKRLVARLLRRPETSAVYALVRETSRERLSVLAEGWANAGKLHPAVGDLTEPRLGVDADGLPHLDHVVHLAAVYDFTADEETNRRANVEGTRHLLAFAATAGAGLVHHVSSIAVAGDHAGRFTEADFDLGQHFGSPYHATKFQAEKLVREQPLPYRVYRPSAVVGDSRTGEMDKIDGPYYFLPAISRLAALPRRLPLAAPDLGATNLVPVDYVVEAMEHLMHRDAPAGATYHLAAARPQSLNSVYNAFARVAGGPAIRAVLPAKPSNVLRRAGTRLAHAAAAGVDRVPGGRATRAAVLDELDVPLEVLPHLSTEVVFDTARTTTALFGSGIQLPELRDYAAPLYRFWRAHLDPDRARRTHGLAGRTVLITGSSSGIGRASALAVARKGAKVLLVARRADELEDVRSEITAAGGIAAAYPCDLTDGDAVDALVKDVLSDHGAVDMLVNNAGRSIRRSVSLSTERFHDYERTMAINYFGPVRLILGLLPSMARRHFGHVVNVTTMGLQTDTPRFSAYLASKAALEQFGLTAGRETLSDGVTFTSVRMPLVRTPMIAPTGYRGIPSSSPERAAALVVKALEERPAILSLPEGRAAELATLVAPRLSRFAAHLAHRATRESAPEARGLPGRPAPAAVAAAITRVIWRRRA
- a CDS encoding multidrug effflux MFS transporter; this encodes MTDTAEPAAPTRRAQLKFVLILGGLSAFGPLSIDMYLPALPQMAGDLHAADTTVQLTLSAFIVGLAVGQLVLGPLSDALGRRGPLLVGLVLYVVGSVLCAVSPDAWLLVAARGIQSLGAAAGIVIARAAVRDLYSGTAMTKFFSTLMLVSGLAPILAPLIGGQLLNWTSWRGVFVVLTVFGAVLLAVVAFALPEPLPVSRRSPARLGRVMKTYGRLAVDRTFAGYALASGLLFASMFAYISGSSFALQGVYGLSPQAYSVVFGANGVGIVLAGQLNGRLVGRVPERTLLLAGLLLGALGGVLVLVSALAHLPLAALLVSLFLLVSSIGLVMPNASSLALAEHARSAGAASALLGVLQFVVGGVATPLVGLGGPGTAVPMAATIAGFALLALVAFLTLTRPVVRPDPVS
- a CDS encoding enolase C-terminal domain-like protein, with amino-acid sequence MAKIIGMEVLDVRFPTSRELDGSDAMNPDPDYSAAYVVLHTDGGPDGYGLAFTIGRGNDVQAAAIRALAPHVVGRDVPADAAALGDLSRTLVGDSQFRWLGPEKGVAHMAVGAVVNAAWDLAARRAGLPVWKFAARMTPEELVSLVDFRYLSDALTEAEALDILRAAEPGRAERVAQLEATGYRAYSTSPGWLGYADAKLVRLSEQAVADGFDMIKLKVGGNLDDDVRRMKLARETVGDDIRIAVDANQRWDVSAAITWMTALAPYDPYWIEEPTSPDDILGHAAIAKALAPIRVATGEHVQNRVMFKQLLQANAISVLQLDAARVGGFNENLAILLLAAKFGVPVCPHAGGVGLCELVRHLSLFDFVAVSASDTDRTIEWVDHLHEHFTDPAVVQRGRYLAPTAPGFSARMHDATLRRFRFPDGPEWTETASE
- a CDS encoding SDR family NAD(P)-dependent oxidoreductase, coding for MSEFEGLVAAVTGGASGIGLATATLLAERGAQVAVLDLKPGDDGFRCDVSSDDEVRTAIDAVVERFGRLDILVNNAGIGAQGDVTANGDDEWHRVFDVNVVGMVRLARAALPHLRNSPSAAIVNTCSIAAWAGLPSRALYSASKGAVLSLTLAMATDHLPDRIRVNCVCPGTADTPWVGRLLDSAGDPAAERAALAARQPMGRLVTADEVANAIVYLASPLSASTTGTALAVDGGMYGLRPRGPVQQ
- a CDS encoding sugar ABC transporter substrate-binding protein — protein: MIQVAATAAVCGLVLAACGSTKDNAAAPSAGGGDTGGKVGATLPLLTSPFWQAYNNYVPQMAKTEGVDVLPTVNADSDPAKLITDIGTFLNQGVKGLVVTPLDSAAIVAGLKQAENKGVPVVAVDVAPESGKVAMVVRADNKAYGTKACDAIGEKVKSGKVVQIQGDLASVNGRDRSEAFKACMAQKYPGIQVLDIPAEWKADKASSGLDSMLTANPDIKGVYMQAGGVYLAPTEQALKRKNLFFPVGDPKHIVLVSNDGIPQELAAIRAGELDATVSQPADAYAKYGLYWLKKAMAGETFKPGPTDHDSTIVEISPGILEDQLPAPVITKANVDDKALWGNNL
- a CDS encoding fumarylacetoacetate hydrolase family protein, with product MQLVRLGEPGSERPYVRADDGTTYGLSGLTADVDGGFLATGGLARVAAALAAGELPAEDVTGLRVGSPIAQPGKVVCIGMNYRRHAEETGATPPTEPVVFMKAPDVVVGPGDDVLIPRRSVSTDWEVELGVVIGTTARYLDSVEEALDHVAGYVVSNDVSERALQFSTAQWDKGKSCENFNPLGPALVPAAQVPDPQDLGLRLWVNGEKKQDSSTKDMIFSVAEIIHHLSQVMVLRPGDLINTGTPEGVALGQPDPKPYLRDGDVIELEIDGLGRQRQTARQA